The proteins below come from a single Chitinophaga pinensis DSM 2588 genomic window:
- a CDS encoding DoxX family protein → MKAIRITYWVTTAIIALMMTYSAYAYLTKPEMDQAFQHIGYPAYFRIELAIAKLIGVVLLVLPLVKGRLKEWTYAGFTFTFVSAAIAHAASGDPMPNPVVPVVFLGILAASYFTYHKLKK, encoded by the coding sequence ATGAAAGCAATCCGTATTACTTATTGGGTCACTACTGCAATCATTGCGTTAATGATGACCTATTCCGCCTATGCCTATTTAACAAAACCAGAGATGGACCAGGCTTTCCAGCATATCGGGTATCCCGCATATTTCAGGATTGAACTGGCTATCGCCAAACTGATCGGAGTGGTGCTTTTGGTGCTTCCTCTTGTAAAAGGTCGCCTGAAAGAATGGACTTATGCAGGTTTTACCTTCACATTTGTGTCAGCAGCCATTGCACATGCCGCTTCCGGCGATCCGATGCCTAATCCGGTAGTACCGGTTGTATTCCTGGGAATACTGGCAGCCTCTTATTTTACTTATCACAAGCTTAAAAAATAA
- a CDS encoding winged helix-turn-helix transcriptional regulator, translating to METQVAEKTKRNARECAARLSAIHDALYAIGGKWKLKIIIVLREDGNKRFNELQRSVSGISARVLSNELRELELNGFVRRKVYEGRPVVVEYELTEYSDTLGAVLHSLNDWGTMHREKIRKEISSSSQG from the coding sequence ATGGAAACACAGGTAGCTGAAAAAACAAAAAGAAATGCGAGAGAGTGCGCCGCGAGGTTATCAGCCATTCACGACGCCCTTTATGCCATTGGTGGCAAATGGAAGCTGAAAATCATCATTGTGCTCCGCGAAGACGGCAATAAAAGATTTAACGAACTGCAGCGATCGGTATCAGGTATTTCTGCAAGGGTATTGTCCAATGAACTGCGCGAACTGGAACTGAACGGCTTTGTCAGAAGAAAGGTATATGAAGGACGTCCTGTCGTGGTGGAATACGAACTGACAGAATACAGCGATACACTTGGCGCAGTGTTACATTCACTGAATGACTGGGGTACTATGCACAGGGAAAAGATCCGCAAGGAAATATCCTCCTCTTCACAGGGCTGA
- the rpsU gene encoding 30S ribosomal protein S21, which produces MLIIDSKDCENIDKALKKYKKKFEKARILLQLRSRQSFTKPSVKRRTEVLKAVYKQQLASGKLD; this is translated from the coding sequence ATGTTGATCATCGATTCCAAAGATTGCGAAAACATTGACAAGGCGCTCAAAAAATACAAAAAGAAATTTGAGAAAGCCCGCATCCTGCTTCAACTCAGGTCACGTCAGTCTTTCACAAAACCATCCGTTAAGCGTCGTACTGAAGTGCTGAAAGCTGTTTACAAACAGCAGTTGGCCAGTGGTAAATTAGATTGA
- a CDS encoding tyrosine-type recombinase/integrase, giving the protein MSEVLHPVANQFLAYIQLEKRYSAHTFTAYQQDLTQFFIFLRSQYGDVSLQGISHLHVRTWLAWLMEEGIVAKSVNRKISTLKSFFKYAMRHGVVVTSPMTKVTAPKTGKRLPGFIDEKGMEAVEDNRSMRRGQEGRPIFADDLEGKTHRLIFELLYHTGIRLSELIGLQERHVDISNLTLKVLGKGNKERIIPISKNLRDEIKGYRVMRDKALEMPDKEVLLVNPRSGKKLYPRYVYNVVKGYLTDHEITTISRRSPHILRHTFATHLTNNGADLNAVKELLGHASLASTQVYTHNSIEKLKDAYRKAHPKGE; this is encoded by the coding sequence TTGAGTGAAGTCTTACACCCGGTAGCCAATCAATTTCTGGCTTATATTCAACTGGAGAAGCGCTATTCTGCGCATACTTTCACTGCATATCAGCAGGATCTTACACAATTCTTTATTTTTCTCAGATCACAATATGGCGATGTGTCCCTACAGGGCATATCGCATTTGCATGTCCGTACCTGGCTGGCCTGGCTGATGGAGGAGGGCATTGTTGCTAAAAGTGTTAACCGCAAGATCTCCACGCTCAAATCTTTTTTCAAATATGCGATGCGTCATGGTGTAGTAGTGACTTCACCGATGACGAAAGTGACTGCGCCCAAAACGGGGAAGCGGTTGCCCGGGTTTATTGATGAAAAGGGGATGGAAGCGGTAGAGGACAACCGGAGTATGCGCCGTGGGCAGGAGGGCAGGCCGATTTTTGCGGATGACCTGGAGGGCAAGACGCACCGGTTGATATTTGAATTATTATATCATACCGGCATACGTTTATCGGAGCTGATCGGTTTACAGGAGCGGCATGTTGATATCTCCAATCTGACATTGAAAGTGTTGGGAAAAGGGAATAAGGAGCGTATTATTCCCATCAGTAAAAATCTGCGGGACGAAATAAAGGGATACCGGGTCATGCGCGATAAAGCGCTGGAGATGCCCGATAAGGAGGTTTTGCTGGTGAATCCCCGTAGCGGAAAGAAGTTATACCCCCGTTATGTATATAACGTTGTGAAAGGTTACCTCACTGATCACGAGATTACGACGATCAGTCGCAGGAGTCCGCATATACTGCGGCATACATTTGCCACCCATCTTACGAACAATGGTGCAGACCTGAATGCAGTGAAGGAGTTGCTGGGGCATGCCAGTCTGGCGTCCACGCAGGTGTATACGCATAACAGTATTGAGAAGCTGAAGGACGCGTACAGGAAAGCGCATCCTAAGGGAGAGTAG
- a CDS encoding FMN-dependent NADH-azoreductase: MKKILKVVSSVSGAASKSTQLADGIIAQLQERYPGSTVTVKDLAKDPLGHFDASHLLAFRGAGDATAEAAAIADKLSEAAIKEVEEADIIILGVALYNFHIPSTLKAWLDHVVRAGRTFSYATGKPEGLLKDKKVYIALASGGVYSEGPAQAFDFASPYLLGMLGFIGLTDVQLVRAEGCSIPGLQDTAVQKGLEQVVIA; this comes from the coding sequence ATGAAAAAGATATTGAAAGTTGTATCCAGTGTGAGTGGCGCTGCGTCAAAGAGTACACAGCTGGCAGATGGAATTATTGCTCAGTTACAGGAACGTTATCCGGGCAGCACAGTGACTGTAAAAGATCTTGCAAAAGATCCTTTAGGTCATTTTGATGCATCTCACCTGTTGGCATTCCGTGGCGCAGGAGATGCGACAGCAGAAGCAGCAGCGATTGCTGATAAGTTATCAGAAGCGGCTATTAAGGAGGTGGAAGAAGCGGATATCATCATTTTGGGAGTAGCGCTGTATAATTTCCATATTCCGTCTACGCTGAAAGCGTGGCTGGATCACGTCGTACGTGCCGGCAGAACTTTCTCTTATGCCACCGGTAAACCGGAAGGTCTGTTAAAGGATAAAAAAGTATATATCGCGCTGGCTTCAGGTGGTGTTTACTCCGAAGGACCTGCACAGGCATTTGATTTTGCTTCTCCATATCTCCTGGGTATGCTGGGCTTCATTGGTCTGACAGACGTACAGCTGGTGAGAGCAGAAGGTTGCAGCATTCCTGGTTTACAGGATACAGCAGTACAGAAAGGATTGGAGCAGGTTGTTATTGCATAA
- a CDS encoding AraC family transcriptional regulator, which produces MPSQTLDSRTIDTLRDLPDLIPVFREYFEDWTIRVFDREIHECRNYLSPNRRDFYKILFTTKGAGVFTMGLNTYYLDEPSILFIHPNDIISWRNLSEESGGYYCLFRRSFLTEFPALKAGMDKFSLFTDKSKSVIRIPAAEVPVLEQLFARMKAEEVTGGKLSGDSMQAYLQLIMVESVKRASFPPPDNVSEEYRHVHEFFRLLEEETGGINREHPIRIRTAKEFAADLSVHPNHLNALLKKHTGQNVSTHIKNRLLDETKVFLLQTDWSLQEIGYSIGFAEQPNFNAFFKKNTGLTPAEFRKNYLYHS; this is translated from the coding sequence ATGCCATCTCAGACACTGGATAGCCGCACGATAGATACATTAAGAGATCTTCCCGATCTTATCCCTGTATTCAGAGAATATTTTGAGGACTGGACTATAAGGGTATTCGACCGGGAGATACATGAATGCCGGAACTATCTATCCCCTAATCGCCGTGATTTTTACAAGATCCTGTTTACGACAAAAGGGGCGGGCGTGTTTACGATGGGATTGAATACTTATTACCTGGACGAGCCATCTATCTTATTTATACATCCTAATGACATTATTTCCTGGCGGAATCTTTCTGAGGAGTCCGGAGGGTATTATTGTTTGTTCAGGCGTTCTTTTCTGACAGAATTTCCCGCACTGAAAGCCGGTATGGATAAATTCAGCCTGTTTACAGATAAATCGAAGAGTGTGATCCGTATTCCCGCAGCGGAGGTACCCGTGCTGGAACAACTTTTCGCCAGGATGAAAGCGGAAGAAGTAACAGGGGGGAAACTGAGTGGAGATTCGATGCAGGCTTACCTGCAACTGATTATGGTGGAAAGTGTGAAAAGGGCCAGTTTCCCGCCACCGGACAACGTATCAGAGGAATACCGGCATGTGCATGAATTTTTCAGACTGCTGGAAGAAGAAACCGGCGGTATCAACAGGGAACATCCTATCAGAATCAGGACCGCCAAGGAATTTGCGGCAGATCTTTCGGTACATCCCAATCACCTGAATGCTTTGTTAAAGAAGCATACGGGGCAGAATGTGAGTACCCATATCAAAAACAGGTTGCTGGACGAAACCAAGGTATTCCTGTTACAGACCGACTGGTCTTTGCAGGAGATCGGTTACAGTATTGGTTTTGCGGAGCAGCCCAACTTTAATGCTTTCTTTAAGAAGAATACTGGTCTGACGCCCGCTGAATTCAGAAAGAACTATCTGTATCATTCATAA
- a CDS encoding riboflavin synthase: MFTGIIESLGEVIATRQEGSNMVITIRSSLAPELKIDQSVAHNGVCLTVTRVDNESYDIVAVAETLIKSNIGQLTPGQKVNLERAMIFNGRIDGHLVQGHVDSTGECVSVTPQNGSWEFRFRYPEQFAGLIVEKGSICLNGISLTIYNVTNTEFTIAVIPYTYEHTNISAVQPGNTINLEFDILGKFVARQLAVRS; encoded by the coding sequence ATGTTTACAGGAATAATAGAATCATTAGGAGAAGTAATAGCTACCAGGCAGGAAGGCAGCAATATGGTCATCACCATCCGCTCTTCCCTCGCACCTGAACTGAAAATTGACCAGAGTGTCGCCCATAACGGTGTTTGCCTGACCGTCACCCGTGTCGACAACGAGTCCTACGACATCGTCGCCGTGGCCGAAACGCTGATTAAAAGTAATATCGGGCAACTGACCCCCGGCCAGAAAGTCAACCTCGAAAGAGCCATGATCTTCAACGGCCGGATTGACGGACACCTCGTACAGGGCCACGTCGACAGCACCGGCGAATGCGTGTCCGTAACGCCACAGAACGGCAGCTGGGAATTCCGCTTCCGCTACCCGGAACAGTTCGCCGGCCTGATCGTTGAAAAAGGCTCCATCTGCCTCAACGGTATCAGTCTGACCATATATAATGTAACCAATACGGAATTCACCATCGCCGTGATTCCTTACACATACGAACACACAAATATCTCAGCCGTTCAACCCGGGAATACCATTAACCTGGAATTTGATATCCTGGGTAAGTTCGTGGCCAGGCAGCTTGCCGTCAGATCATAG
- a CDS encoding NAD(P)H-dependent flavin oxidoreductase: protein MQLTSALAIRHPVIMAPMFLVSNEKMVRAAMDSGIAGTFPTLNYRKEGELKQVLDQLNQYRAQLPAGQGTYGVNLIVQKTNPLYAKHLKECVAAEVPFYITSLGNPREVIAAAHSYGAKVLCDVTNIQHAEKAAQEGCDGFIAVCVGAGGHAGPYPMHILIPALQKAFPDKLLVAAGGIATGQQLASAMVLGAHGASIGTRFIASEEASVSDAYKNAILDYGMEDIVLTERLSGTPCNVINTPAAKKMGYKQNWLEKQLNKNASTRKYFKMLVQLKGMKKLEQAIKPGNYQQLWTAGQSVEMVEDISQISDIVGRLVQELEETLEKTSQLLTR from the coding sequence ATGCAATTAACCTCCGCCCTTGCCATCCGCCATCCGGTTATTATGGCGCCCATGTTCCTCGTCAGTAATGAAAAAATGGTCCGGGCAGCCATGGACAGCGGGATCGCCGGTACCTTCCCTACTCTCAACTACCGAAAGGAAGGGGAACTGAAACAGGTACTGGACCAGCTGAACCAATACCGGGCACAATTGCCCGCCGGACAAGGCACCTATGGCGTTAACCTGATCGTTCAAAAGACGAATCCGCTCTATGCAAAACACCTGAAAGAATGTGTAGCTGCCGAAGTACCTTTCTATATTACCTCACTGGGCAATCCCCGGGAAGTAATTGCCGCCGCCCATAGCTACGGCGCAAAAGTACTCTGCGACGTCACCAATATTCAGCACGCAGAAAAAGCGGCCCAGGAAGGGTGTGATGGATTTATTGCCGTCTGCGTAGGCGCAGGTGGCCATGCCGGTCCCTACCCTATGCATATTCTCATACCAGCTTTACAAAAAGCCTTTCCGGATAAACTGCTGGTTGCCGCAGGGGGTATCGCTACCGGACAACAACTCGCCAGTGCCATGGTGCTCGGCGCACACGGCGCCTCCATCGGTACCCGTTTCATCGCGAGTGAAGAAGCCAGCGTCAGCGATGCCTATAAAAATGCTATCCTCGACTACGGCATGGAAGATATTGTACTGACTGAACGCCTTTCCGGTACGCCCTGCAATGTCATCAACACACCAGCCGCAAAGAAAATGGGCTATAAGCAGAACTGGCTGGAGAAACAGCTGAATAAAAATGCCAGTACCCGCAAATACTTTAAAATGCTGGTACAACTAAAAGGCATGAAAAAACTGGAACAGGCCATCAAACCTGGTAATTATCAACAACTGTGGACAGCCGGCCAGAGCGTAGAAATGGTGGAAGATATCAGCCAGATAAGCGATATCGTAGGCCGACTGGTACAGGAACTGGAAGAAACACTGGAAAAAACCAGCCAGTTACTTACCCGGTAA